CAGCTACTGGTGAATGTGCCTTCGCTGTGAAGTAGGTCTCAAGCACGTGGCAGATGATGTCGATACCGCCGTCCGCTGTCGTCTCTGGCGAAACGGTGAAAGTTAGCTCCGGATCGATTATGGAAAAAGCCGGTATGCAGCAGTCTCCTCCAAGCACGGCCTTTTCGTGCGTCTCCCAGTTCGTGATGACAGAGACCATGTCGGCTTCCGAACCGCTTGCGGCGATGGTCGGGATGAGACCGATGGGAAGAGCTTTTCTGGGTTCGATGTAATCATCTTTCCAATCGGCGATGTACCTCCAGATGGATTCCATTCCCACGGCGGCAACTGCGATAGCCTTCGCTGCATCCATTGCGCTTCCTCCGCCCAGGCCCAGTATGAAATCGCACTCACCCTTTCGGGCGATCTCCGCTCCCCGGTCTACCGTGCTGACGCGCGGATTCGGTTCGATCTCGTCGAAGAGAACAGGATGAATCTTCTCATTTTCGAGGAAGCCGATGACCCTGCCCAGAATCCCCGTCTCCTTCATGGCTCTCCTGCCAGTAACGAGAAGCGGTCGCCTCCCCAGTTTCTTCGATTCCTGCCCGATCTTTGAGATCTCACCCGGTCCGAAAACCATCCTTGTCGGGAG
The window above is part of the Acidobacteriota bacterium genome. Proteins encoded here:
- a CDS encoding iron-containing alcohol dehydrogenase — protein: MKFEFRLPTRMVFGPGEISKIGQESKKLGRRPLLVTGRRAMKETGILGRVIGFLENEKIHPVLFDEIEPNPRVSTVDRGAEIARKGECDFILGLGGGSAMDAAKAIAVAAVGMESIWRYIADWKDDYIEPRKALPIGLIPTIAASGSEADMVSVITNWETHEKAVLGGDCCIPAFSIIDPELTFTVSPETTADGGIDIICHVLETYFTAKAHSPVADRFTESIVLTVMENLKKAMVKGDDLEARSALSWASSLALCGIPSAGLSGGFVIHPIEHALSGHYDISHGRGLAILLPSVMRYTLKVRPRRYAQLAERVFHIKEKDLSEMERAELCVQKMVDFLKSVDLDKNLSDLGIGSSKFRVMAEDIIRVDGTRAGYLDNPRKLYKEDIIRILEMSL